From Acidovorax sp. 1608163:
ATATCATGTATTTGGTTGACTTTGTCAACAACAAAGCCATGTCCACGAACCGCCCCGCCCAGATTTTTGAAGCCATGCACGACCTGGTGCATGTGTACCGCGCCCGCATGATGGAGGGGGTGGCATCCATCCACCCTGAGCTGACGCACAACGAGGTGCGCGCCCTCATGTTCGTGGGGCGCCACCCCGGCGCCACGCAAAAAGAACTGGTGCAACACGCCAGCGCCGACAAGGCCCAGATCGCCCGCCTGGTGGCCCTGCTGCTGGACAAAGGCTGGCTGCAATGTGCCCCGCACGAGCACGACAAACGCAGCCGCTGCCTGCACCTGAGCCCCCAGGGTCAAGCCCTGTTCAACGCCGTGCGCCAGGCCCGCAGCACCCTGGCCGCCGACCTGCTCCAGCCCGTGCCCGCTGCATCGCAAGCCCAGTTGCTGGACTTGTTGGAGCAGTTGCGGGGGCAGTTAGGGCGCTAGCCTGTTGGGTCTTGTGACGCCTTATACGGATTCGCGTTCAGCCCATCAGAACCCAAAGAACCCAAACCGTTTGGGCTGAGCTTGTCGAAGCCTTGCGCAGCGCTTCGACAAGCTCAGCGTGAACGGTTTCGTATTTTTGAGTGCATGCGGGCCTCACTCCTCGCCGCGCTGCGCCTCTCCCAAGAACCCGCCGCTCTGGTGCGCCCACAGGCGGGCGTAGATGCCGCCCTGGGCCAGCAGTTGGGCGTGGGTGCCTTCTTCGACGATGCGGCCTGCATCCATGACGATGAGGCGGTCCATCGCTGCGATGGTGGACAGGCGGTGGGCGATGGCGATGACGGTTTTTCCCTGCATGAGGCCATCCAGGCTTTGCTGGATGGCGGCTTCGACCTCAGAGTCGAGGGCGCTGGTGGCTTCGTCCAGCAGCAGGATGGGCGCGTCTTTGAGCATGACGCGGGCGATGGCCACGCGCTGGCGCTGGCCGCCCGAGAGCTTGATGCCGCGCTCGCCCACATGGGCCTCATAGCCCCGGCGGCCTTGGAGATCGGTCAGGGTGTCGATGAAGGCGGCGGCCTCGGCGCGCTCGGCGGCGGCATGCAGGTCGGCCTCGCTGGCGTCGGGGCGGCCGTACAGGATGTTGTCGCGCATGGAGCGGTGCAGCAGCGAGGTGTCTTGCGTGACCATGCCAATGGCGTGGCGCAGGCTGTCTTGCGTGACGTGGGCGATGTCCTGCCCGTCGATCAGTACGCGCCCGCCCTGCAGGTCATGAAAACGCAGCAGCAGGTTGACCAGCGTGGACTTGCCCGCGCCGGAGCGGCCGATGAGGCCGATCCGCTCACCGGGGCGGATGGTGAGGTCCAGCGCGTCGATGACGGGGCGCCCACCGTCCTGGTAGGCAAAGCGCACTTGTTCAAAGCGCACTTCGCCCTGCGTGACGCGCAGCGGCTGGGCGCCAGCGGCGTCCACCACCTGGCGGGGGCGGGTCAGTGTGTTGATGCCGTCCTGGATGGTGCCCACGCTCTCGAACAAGGTGGTCACTTCCCACATCACCCAGTGGGCGTGGCCCGCCACGCGCAACGACATGGCCGTGACGGCGGCCACGGCGCCTGCGCCCACCTGGCCTTGGGTCCACAGCCACAGCGCGGTGCCGCAGGCCCCCAGGATCATGCCCACCACCAGCACCTGGTTGACGATTTCAAACAGGCTCACCAAGCGCATCTGCGCGTAGCCGGTGAGCTTGAAGGCGTCCATGGCGGCGCGGGCAAATTCGGCCTCGCGGTGGGTGTGCGAGAAGAGCTTGACGGTGGCGATGTTGGTGTAGGCGT
This genomic window contains:
- a CDS encoding MarR family winged helix-turn-helix transcriptional regulator, producing MSTNRPAQIFEAMHDLVHVYRARMMEGVASIHPELTHNEVRALMFVGRHPGATQKELVQHASADKAQIARLVALLLDKGWLQCAPHEHDKRSRCLHLSPQGQALFNAVRQARSTLAADLLQPVPAASQAQLLDLLEQLRGQLGR